One segment of Deltaproteobacteria bacterium DNA contains the following:
- a CDS encoding pilus assembly protein — translation MFEKHVDRGKADVVASEGGAVLLEFVISAPFVTILLIGVLDIGQLLSDYLVMTQVAREGVRYASGLYGLEATISENDPQITMPQLGEAPPILQNRDLVIARVAQLLELENTHLESTSRNFEMNLHEGTGRPQVSGDSPDTDVVEVRVSGVHRGFLPLFDKLELSVSQIGPYLY, via the coding sequence ATGTTTGAGAAACACGTAGATCGGGGAAAAGCTGATGTTGTTGCCTCAGAAGGCGGGGCGGTTCTCTTGGAATTTGTAATCTCCGCGCCTTTCGTAACGATACTCCTAATTGGCGTGTTGGATATTGGACAGCTCTTAAGCGACTATCTCGTTATGACTCAAGTTGCAAGAGAAGGGGTTAGGTATGCTTCTGGTCTTTATGGATTGGAAGCTACAATCTCAGAGAACGACCCACAGATAACAATGCCCCAACTCGGTGAGGCTCCACCAATTTTACAGAACCGTGATTTGGTAATAGCTAGAGTAGCGCAGCTACTTGAGCTCGAAAATACTCATTTGGAGAGCACCTCGCGCAATTTTGAGATGAATTTACACGAAGGGACTGGAAGACCTCAGGTGAGTGGCGACAGTCCTGATACCGATGTGGTTGAAGTTCGAGTTTCGGGTGTGCACCGTGGATTCCTACCATTGTTTGA